In a single window of the Ictalurus furcatus strain D&B unplaced genomic scaffold, Billie_1.0 ctg6, whole genome shotgun sequence genome:
- the LOC128604638 gene encoding histone H2B-like, whose translation MPDPAKTAPKKGSKKAVTKTAGKGGKKRRKSRKESYAIYVYKVLKQVHPDTGISSKAMGIMNSFVNDIFERIAGESSRLAHYNKRSTITSREIQTAVRLLLPGELAKHAVSEGTKAVTKYTSSK comes from the coding sequence ATGCCCGATCCAGCCAAGACCGCGCCCAAGAAGGGATCAAAGAAAGCCGTGACCAAGACGGCCGGCAAAGGAGGCAAGAAGCGCAGAAAGTCCAGGAAGGAGAGCTACGCCATCTACGTGTACAAGGTCCTGAAGCAGGTGCACCCTGACACCGGAATTTCATCCAAGGCCATGGGCATCATGAACTCCTTCGTGAATGATATTTTTGAGCGCATTGCCGGTGAGTCTTCTCGTCTGGCTCATTACAACAAGCGCTCCACCATCACCTCCAGGGAGATCCAGACCGCCGTGCGCCTGTTGCTTCCCGGCGAGCTGGCCAAGCACGCTGTGTCCGAGGGTACAAAAGCCGTCACCAAGTACACCAGCTCCAAGTAA